One window of the Arthrobacter sp. zg-Y919 genome contains the following:
- a CDS encoding multifunctional oxoglutarate decarboxylase/oxoglutarate dehydrogenase thiamine pyrophosphate-binding subunit/dihydrolipoyllysine-residue succinyltransferase subunit, producing the protein MPDQSNHRLPEEFGGNEWLVDELYEQYLSNKDSVDKKWWSIFESFKAEDSQSGNGSNGNTAGSPDGARPATRQLPVVKAETTAPNAPKASGESPAATQQSGTPPVPKESAKAESAPKEPAKAAPIPAQLPKTQPSDAAAEEDKVTVLRGPAKAIATNMDLSLSVPTATTVRAVPAKLLIDNRIVINSHLERARGGKISFTHLLGYAIIRAAAQFPSMNVYYDEVDGKPVAVQPAHVNFGLAIDMPKPDGTRLLVVPNIKKAETLNFSEFWHAYEDLVKRARSGKLGADDYRGTTISLTNPGGIGTVHSVPRLSKGQAAIIGAGALEYPAEFQGANEKILARNAISKIITLTSTYDHRVIQGAGSGEFLRIIHQLLLGEQNFYDEIFESLRIPYEPVRWSPDIQVNPDEQINKVARIQQLIHAYRVRGHLMADTNPLEYVQRRHADLDVLNHGLTLWDLDREWPTGGFGGKPMLKLRKILGVLRDAYCRTAGIEYMHIQDPEERQWFQDRLETKYTKPTREEQLRILSKLNAAEAFETFLQTKFVGQKRFSLEGGESLIPLLDAVISGAADDGLAEVGIGMAHRGRLNVLTNIAGKTYAQVFREFEGTQDPRSVQGSGDVKYHLGTEGTFTSDNGNETKVYLAANPSHLEAGDSVLEGIVRAKQDRLDQGDEFPVLPILVHGDAAFAGQGVVAETLNLSQLRGYRTGGTIHVVVNNQVGFTTSPTSSRSSVYSTDVAKMVQAPIFHVNGDDPEAVVRVGQLAYEYRQRFHKDVVIDMVCYRRRGHNEGDDPSMTQPMMYSLIEAKRSVRKLYTESLIGRGDISQDEAEQALRDYQGRLERVFAETHAAQTSPIPVITKDSEAVSDLERPAAQQEGTTIIKPASTSVSPEVLAHIGKAHVAVPEGFTVHPKLKSLLEKREQMSREGNIDWGFAEIAAFGSLLMEGVPVRLAGQDSRRGTFTQRHAVFHDRATGAEWVPLAELDPNQAKLWIYDSLLSEFAAMGFEYGYSVERPDALVLWEAQFGDFVNGAQTIIDEFISSAEQKWGQRSSLVLMLPHGYEGQGPDHSSARIERFLQMCAEDNMIVANPTTGASHFHLLRRQAYSRPRKPLVVFTPKQLLRLKAAATSVEEFTHGEFQPVIGEHAELDGNAVERVLLVSGRLYYDLLANRQKTGDEKTAIIRVEQLYPLPVEEIQAAVAQYPNADIVWAQDEPANQGPWPFIGLNLPQHLDRRLRLVSRPASASTATGSAKRHAVEQDILVKKAFERQ; encoded by the coding sequence GTGCCAGACCAATCCAACCACCGCCTGCCGGAAGAATTCGGCGGCAACGAGTGGCTTGTCGATGAACTCTACGAGCAGTATTTGTCGAACAAGGACTCCGTTGACAAGAAGTGGTGGAGCATCTTCGAATCCTTCAAGGCTGAAGACTCCCAGTCCGGTAACGGCTCCAACGGAAACACCGCCGGTTCTCCGGACGGCGCCCGGCCGGCCACCCGGCAGCTGCCGGTGGTAAAGGCAGAGACCACAGCACCCAATGCACCGAAGGCCTCCGGCGAATCCCCCGCTGCAACGCAGCAGTCGGGCACACCGCCGGTCCCCAAGGAATCGGCAAAGGCCGAATCCGCTCCCAAGGAACCGGCGAAGGCCGCACCCATTCCGGCCCAGCTGCCCAAGACCCAGCCCAGCGACGCGGCTGCGGAAGAGGACAAGGTCACCGTGCTCCGCGGTCCGGCCAAGGCGATCGCCACGAATATGGACCTCAGCCTGAGCGTCCCCACGGCGACCACCGTTCGTGCGGTCCCCGCCAAGCTCCTGATCGACAACCGCATTGTCATCAACAGCCACCTTGAGCGTGCCCGCGGCGGCAAGATCTCCTTCACCCACCTGCTCGGCTACGCCATCATCCGTGCCGCCGCGCAGTTCCCGTCGATGAACGTGTACTACGACGAAGTGGACGGCAAGCCTGTAGCCGTCCAGCCCGCACACGTGAACTTCGGCCTGGCCATCGACATGCCCAAGCCGGACGGGACCCGTCTGCTGGTGGTGCCGAACATCAAGAAGGCCGAAACGCTGAACTTCTCGGAGTTCTGGCACGCGTACGAGGACCTGGTCAAGCGTGCGCGCAGCGGCAAGCTCGGCGCTGACGACTACCGCGGCACCACCATCTCCCTGACCAACCCGGGCGGCATCGGCACCGTGCACTCCGTGCCCCGCCTGTCCAAGGGCCAGGCCGCCATCATCGGCGCCGGCGCCCTCGAGTACCCGGCCGAATTCCAGGGTGCCAACGAGAAGATCCTTGCCCGCAACGCCATCAGCAAGATCATCACCCTGACCTCCACGTACGACCACCGGGTCATCCAGGGTGCCGGCAGCGGCGAGTTCCTGCGGATCATCCACCAGCTGCTGCTGGGTGAGCAGAACTTCTACGACGAGATCTTCGAATCCCTGCGGATTCCGTACGAGCCGGTCCGCTGGAGCCCTGACATCCAGGTCAACCCGGACGAGCAGATCAACAAGGTTGCCCGCATCCAGCAGCTGATCCACGCGTACCGGGTCCGCGGACACCTCATGGCGGACACGAACCCGCTGGAATACGTGCAGCGCCGGCACGCCGACCTGGACGTCCTGAACCACGGCCTGACGCTGTGGGACCTGGACCGGGAGTGGCCCACGGGCGGCTTCGGCGGCAAGCCGATGCTCAAGCTCCGCAAGATCCTTGGTGTGCTGCGGGACGCGTACTGCCGCACCGCGGGCATCGAGTACATGCACATCCAGGATCCGGAGGAACGCCAGTGGTTCCAGGACCGCCTGGAAACCAAGTACACGAAGCCGACCCGCGAAGAGCAGCTGCGGATCCTCAGCAAGCTCAACGCGGCAGAGGCTTTCGAGACGTTCCTGCAGACGAAGTTCGTCGGCCAGAAGCGCTTCTCGCTTGAAGGCGGCGAGTCCCTGATTCCGCTGCTGGACGCCGTGATTTCCGGCGCCGCCGACGACGGCCTCGCGGAAGTCGGCATCGGCATGGCCCACCGTGGCCGCCTCAACGTCCTGACGAACATTGCCGGCAAGACGTACGCCCAGGTCTTCCGGGAATTCGAAGGCACCCAGGACCCGCGCAGCGTCCAGGGCTCCGGCGACGTGAAGTACCACCTCGGCACCGAGGGAACCTTCACCTCCGACAACGGCAACGAGACCAAGGTTTACCTGGCGGCCAACCCGTCACACCTCGAAGCCGGCGACTCGGTGCTGGAAGGCATTGTCCGCGCCAAGCAGGACCGTCTGGACCAGGGCGACGAATTCCCCGTGCTGCCGATCCTGGTACACGGCGACGCCGCCTTCGCCGGGCAGGGAGTGGTGGCGGAAACGCTCAACCTTTCCCAGCTGCGCGGCTACCGCACCGGCGGAACCATCCACGTGGTGGTCAACAACCAGGTGGGCTTCACCACCTCGCCGACGTCCTCCCGGTCCTCGGTCTACTCCACCGACGTCGCGAAGATGGTCCAGGCACCGATCTTCCATGTCAATGGAGACGACCCCGAAGCAGTCGTGCGGGTGGGCCAGCTGGCCTACGAATACCGGCAGCGCTTCCACAAGGACGTCGTCATCGACATGGTCTGCTACCGCCGCCGCGGCCACAACGAAGGCGACGATCCTTCGATGACGCAGCCCATGATGTACAGCCTGATCGAGGCCAAGCGCTCCGTCCGTAAGCTGTACACCGAGTCCCTGATCGGACGCGGGGACATCAGCCAGGACGAAGCCGAGCAGGCGCTCCGCGACTACCAGGGCCGCCTGGAACGTGTCTTTGCCGAGACCCACGCTGCGCAGACCTCACCCATCCCGGTGATCACCAAGGATTCGGAAGCGGTCTCCGATCTCGAACGTCCTGCCGCACAGCAGGAGGGCACCACGATCATCAAGCCGGCAAGCACTTCGGTTTCACCGGAGGTCCTGGCCCACATCGGCAAGGCCCACGTGGCCGTGCCGGAAGGCTTCACGGTCCACCCGAAGCTGAAGTCCCTGCTGGAAAAGCGCGAACAGATGTCCCGCGAGGGCAATATCGACTGGGGCTTTGCCGAAATTGCCGCCTTCGGCTCCCTGCTGATGGAAGGCGTCCCCGTACGCCTTGCCGGGCAGGACTCCCGCCGCGGAACGTTCACCCAGCGGCACGCCGTCTTCCATGACCGCGCCACCGGCGCGGAATGGGTACCCCTGGCGGAGCTGGACCCGAACCAGGCGAAGCTGTGGATCTACGATTCCCTGCTCTCCGAATTCGCAGCCATGGGCTTCGAATACGGCTACTCGGTGGAACGCCCGGACGCCCTCGTGCTGTGGGAGGCCCAGTTCGGCGACTTCGTCAACGGTGCCCAGACCATCATTGACGAGTTCATCTCTTCGGCCGAACAGAAGTGGGGCCAGCGTTCCTCACTGGTGCTGATGCTCCCGCACGGCTATGAAGGCCAGGGTCCGGACCACTCCTCCGCACGGATCGAGCGGTTCCTGCAGATGTGTGCCGAGGACAACATGATTGTTGCCAACCCGACCACGGGCGCCTCGCACTTCCACCTGCTGCGCCGGCAGGCCTACAGCCGGCCGCGCAAGCCGCTGGTGGTCTTTACGCCCAAGCAGCTCCTGCGCCTGAAGGCTGCAGCCACTTCGGTGGAGGAGTTCACGCACGGCGAGTTCCAGCCGGTCATCGGGGAACACGCCGAACTGGACGGAAACGCCGTCGAGCGGGTCCTGCTGGTCTCCGGCCGCCTCTACTACGATCTGCTGGCCAACCGCCAGAAGACCGGAGATGAGAAGACAGCCATTATCCGCGTGGAGCAGCTTTACCCGCTCCCCGTGGAGGAGATCCAGGCGGCCGTGGCGCAGTACCCGAACGCGGACATCGTCTGGGCACAGGACGAGCCGGCCAACCAGGGCCCGTGGCCCTTCATTGGCCTGAACCTCCCGCAGCACCTGGACCGCCGCCTTCGGCTGGTGTCACGCCCGGCGTCGGCGTCCACCGCCACGGGCTCGGCCAAGCGCCATGCAGTGGAGCAGGACATCCTCGTGAAGAAGGCCTTCGAACGTCAGTAG
- a CDS encoding GDSL-type esterase/lipase family protein, whose protein sequence is MEQRRIRLAAVGDELLAGHGDPRALGWLGRVLARTRPENVDLQAYSLAAPHEGTEALANRWLPEAGRRFEDGCENRLVIGLSDRDLDLELTTARSRLNLANILDGAAQMSIKVFVVGPPPGLNPERNRKLADLSAAFGDVTTRRKHMYVDTLNPLLNHEQWRTDLAANGGTPGQAGYGLMAWLVLHRGWYQWLDLPEMN, encoded by the coding sequence GTGGAACAACGCAGAATTCGGCTTGCTGCTGTCGGTGACGAGCTGCTGGCCGGACACGGGGATCCGCGCGCACTTGGCTGGCTGGGACGGGTCCTGGCCCGGACCAGGCCTGAAAACGTTGACCTCCAGGCATACAGCCTGGCTGCACCGCACGAGGGAACCGAGGCTTTGGCCAACCGGTGGCTCCCGGAGGCCGGGCGCCGGTTCGAGGACGGGTGCGAAAACCGCCTGGTTATCGGACTGTCGGACCGCGATCTTGACCTTGAGCTGACGACGGCGCGAAGCCGGCTGAACCTGGCGAACATCCTTGATGGGGCTGCCCAGATGAGCATCAAGGTCTTTGTGGTGGGCCCTCCCCCGGGCCTCAACCCCGAACGGAACCGGAAGCTGGCGGATCTTTCGGCTGCCTTCGGCGACGTCACCACGCGGCGGAAGCACATGTACGTGGATACCCTCAACCCGCTGCTTAACCATGAACAGTGGCGGACGGATCTGGCAGCCAACGGCGGAACACCCGGCCAGGCCGGCTACGGCCTGATGGCCTGGCTGGTGCTGCACCGCGGCTGGTACCAGTGGCTGGACCTGCCCGAAATGAACTGA
- a CDS encoding ABC transporter family substrate-binding protein, translated as MRTKRAASLAALSVGALFLGACGSAGGGTESEATEDANLASSISVAISQAPDFYNGGTSKSNSVYNTYVDNLVHSNFSEYSPEGVIRNEEFGTFEKTSDDPLTVKYTINEDAQWSDGTPIDFDDILLNWAAFSGKVLEGEAEIFEPSSNNGYEYLAMPEGEAGAKEFEYVFETPYADWENLMIGSLMPAHIAAEQGGMSSENDGEELIAAIQDSDIAGLKPVAEFWNTGWGYAEGLPSLPDAALIPSSGPYKLDNAAGGNLTLTKNENYWGDEREAATESIIFKTIEDTEAVQALQNGDVDIIEPSGPTGDTKDQIEAIGDSVTTVTDTGMTFTHIDLDQSENGVFKDLKVREAFSKCVPRQDIVDKFVTPVAPDATVLNLREYQQSQPEYEEVLEAAPSASKYDEVDLEGAKELMEEAGKTAPVDVRMLFSSASQLRADITALIKASCDQAGFNIIASPDAEWTTKLDELGSWDAALFGWAGSGLVASGQSIYDSEGVQNYGKFKSEKVDELWDEIATTTDADRVLELKKELEEELAKNVYNVVLYTQAEIVAHNSSMENVVYNPTQSGVTWNAFKWTKQA; from the coding sequence ATGCGTACTAAGCGCGCGGCATCTCTTGCCGCACTCTCCGTCGGAGCCCTTTTCCTGGGCGCCTGCGGCTCCGCCGGGGGCGGCACCGAAAGTGAAGCCACCGAGGACGCCAACCTCGCTTCGTCGATCTCCGTGGCCATCAGCCAGGCTCCGGATTTCTACAACGGCGGCACGTCCAAGTCGAACAGCGTGTACAACACCTATGTTGACAACCTGGTCCACAGCAACTTCTCGGAGTACAGCCCTGAGGGCGTCATCCGCAATGAGGAGTTCGGAACGTTCGAGAAGACCAGTGACGATCCCCTGACGGTGAAATACACCATCAACGAGGACGCCCAGTGGTCCGACGGCACGCCGATCGACTTCGACGACATCCTCCTGAACTGGGCCGCTTTCTCGGGCAAGGTCTTGGAAGGAGAGGCTGAGATCTTCGAGCCGTCCTCGAACAACGGCTACGAGTACCTTGCAATGCCCGAGGGTGAAGCAGGAGCAAAAGAGTTCGAGTACGTCTTCGAGACTCCGTACGCCGACTGGGAAAACCTGATGATCGGCTCCCTCATGCCGGCCCACATCGCCGCCGAGCAGGGCGGGATGAGCAGCGAGAACGACGGCGAGGAGCTGATTGCCGCGATCCAGGACAGCGATATTGCCGGCCTGAAGCCCGTGGCCGAGTTCTGGAATACCGGATGGGGTTATGCCGAAGGCCTCCCCTCACTGCCGGATGCAGCACTGATCCCCTCGTCCGGACCCTACAAGCTGGACAACGCCGCCGGCGGAAACCTGACGCTGACCAAGAACGAGAACTACTGGGGCGACGAGCGCGAGGCCGCCACCGAAAGCATCATCTTCAAGACCATTGAAGACACCGAGGCTGTCCAGGCGCTGCAGAACGGCGACGTTGACATCATCGAACCGTCCGGTCCCACCGGCGACACCAAGGACCAGATCGAGGCAATCGGCGACAGCGTCACCACGGTCACCGACACCGGCATGACCTTCACGCACATCGACCTCGACCAGTCCGAAAACGGTGTGTTCAAGGACCTGAAGGTGCGTGAGGCATTCTCCAAGTGCGTGCCGCGCCAGGACATCGTTGACAAGTTCGTTACTCCGGTCGCCCCGGACGCCACCGTGCTCAACCTGCGTGAATACCAGCAGTCGCAGCCGGAATACGAAGAGGTGCTCGAAGCTGCCCCTTCGGCCAGTAAGTACGACGAGGTTGACCTCGAAGGTGCCAAGGAACTGATGGAAGAAGCCGGCAAGACCGCGCCTGTTGACGTCCGGATGCTGTTCTCCTCCGCCAGCCAGCTCCGTGCCGACATCACCGCCCTGATCAAGGCTTCCTGCGACCAGGCCGGCTTCAACATCATCGCCTCCCCCGACGCCGAGTGGACCACGAAGCTCGATGAGCTCGGCTCCTGGGACGCTGCACTGTTCGGATGGGCCGGTTCCGGCCTGGTAGCCAGCGGGCAGTCGATCTACGACTCGGAAGGCGTCCAGAACTACGGCAAGTTCAAGAGCGAAAAGGTCGACGAGCTGTGGGATGAAATTGCCACCACCACGGACGCCGACCGCGTACTGGAACTGAAGAAGGAGCTTGAAGAGGAACTGGCCAAGAACGTCTACAACGTCGTTCTCTACACACAGGCCGAGATTGTTGCCCACAACTCCAGCATGGAGAACGTGGTCTACAACCCCACCCAGAGCGGCGTCACCTGGAACGCCTTCAAGTGGACCAAGCAGGCCTAA
- a CDS encoding ABC transporter permease encodes MFFFILKRAVTSFFILLAATVLMFLLAVNAGDPLADLIELQGAEREARIAQRTEALHLDQPVAARYLLWLQEVGRCVIPGGAECTLGLNRSGSPVLEQLQTAIGSTFRLVVVATLVAIVLGVAIGLVTALRQYSVFDYSITFVAFLLFSMPLFWLSTLLKQYLAIDLNNWLANPQMSYLGIAAVGLVAGAIGAVAIGGDRRRRLRVFAIAAVATSVTFYLLLITNWFKTPGLGPIGLFVTAFGLALGLTALLAGFRRRRILYAALATAAAGFAGYLITQPLMVDPSWTVIAGLAVLTLLISLGIGHVIGGPYARQARSLTAVIGLGIAFFVFVDALLGAYPSLSRKNGGRAIPTTGSSTPNLQGTFWETNLDYALYLVLPTIAIMLISFATYTRYTRASMLEVMNQDYVRTARAKGLSERSVVVKHAFRNAMIPITTLMAFDFAGVLGGAVITEAVFGWSGMGRMFTDGLHDVDPNVIMAFFLVTGVAAVAFNMLADIAYAFLDPRISLN; translated from the coding sequence GTGTTCTTCTTCATCCTTAAACGAGCGGTTACCTCGTTCTTCATTCTTCTTGCAGCCACGGTGCTGATGTTCCTCCTGGCCGTCAATGCCGGTGATCCCCTGGCTGACCTGATCGAGCTGCAGGGCGCTGAACGCGAAGCGCGCATTGCCCAGCGCACGGAAGCACTGCATCTTGACCAGCCCGTTGCGGCCCGTTACCTGCTATGGCTCCAGGAGGTCGGGCGCTGCGTCATTCCCGGCGGTGCGGAATGCACCCTGGGACTGAACCGGTCGGGTTCCCCGGTCCTTGAGCAACTCCAGACCGCCATCGGCTCCACCTTCCGGCTCGTCGTTGTCGCTACTCTGGTTGCGATCGTGCTCGGCGTGGCCATCGGCCTGGTTACCGCCCTTCGGCAGTACAGCGTCTTCGACTACTCCATTACGTTCGTTGCCTTCCTGCTCTTCTCGATGCCGTTGTTCTGGCTCTCCACCCTGCTCAAGCAGTACCTGGCGATCGACTTGAACAACTGGCTGGCCAACCCGCAGATGTCCTATCTGGGCATCGCCGCCGTCGGCCTGGTTGCCGGTGCCATCGGGGCCGTGGCCATTGGCGGAGACCGCCGCCGCCGTCTGCGTGTCTTCGCCATTGCCGCCGTCGCCACCTCGGTCACGTTCTATCTGCTGCTCATCACGAACTGGTTCAAGACACCGGGGCTTGGACCGATCGGCCTGTTCGTCACCGCCTTCGGTCTGGCGCTCGGCCTCACGGCCCTGCTGGCCGGATTCCGCCGCCGCCGGATCCTGTACGCAGCACTTGCCACCGCTGCGGCGGGCTTCGCCGGATACCTCATTACGCAGCCGCTCATGGTTGATCCGAGCTGGACGGTCATCGCCGGACTCGCCGTCCTGACGCTGCTTATTTCGCTGGGCATCGGCCATGTCATCGGCGGGCCGTATGCCAGGCAGGCCCGCAGCCTGACCGCCGTGATTGGGCTCGGCATCGCGTTCTTCGTCTTCGTGGACGCGCTCCTGGGCGCCTATCCGTCCCTCTCGCGCAAGAACGGCGGCCGGGCCATCCCGACCACGGGATCATCAACACCCAACCTGCAGGGCACCTTCTGGGAAACCAACCTGGACTACGCCCTGTACCTGGTGCTGCCCACCATCGCCATCATGCTCATCTCCTTCGCCACCTACACCCGCTACACCCGGGCCAGCATGCTGGAAGTCATGAACCAGGACTACGTCCGGACGGCGCGGGCCAAGGGCCTGAGCGAACGGAGCGTGGTCGTCAAGCATGCGTTCCGCAATGCCATGATCCCCATCACGACCCTGATGGCCTTTGACTTTGCCGGCGTCCTCGGGGGCGCCGTCATCACGGAGGCCGTATTTGGCTGGAGCGGTATGGGGCGAATGTTCACGGACGGCCTTCATGACGTGGATCCCAACGTCATCATGGCCTTCTTCCTGGTGACCGGTGTTGCCGCCGTAGCCTTCAACATGCTGGCCGATATCGCATATGCCTTCCTCGACCCGCGCATTAGCCTGAACTGA
- a CDS encoding ABC transporter permease — MTEKIPSGTPGSSPELTAMTLESQRTDIADAPATRAVTADPEITAAKSQGRLVRERFLRHKGALVGMSGLIFIVLLSFTSIGLSVGPLRIPGWWPYAFSTVMPLEDGGAPTLSWTGLGRHPFGQDTLGRDYFAMTMRGAQISLTIAFIVGIVGTVVGTVVGALSGYFRGFTEAVLMRFTDVIITIPLLVVAAVLASIVSDFGIVVFAVFLGLLTWTGLARIVRGEFLSLREKEFVEAAKSVGASSSRIIFKHILPNTVGVIIVSATLAISGAILLETALSFLGLGVQPPDTSLGKLINENRAAMTTRPWLFFWPGIFIVAIALTVNFIGDGLRDAFDPRQTRNKQ; from the coding sequence ATGACCGAAAAAATACCGTCGGGAACCCCGGGCAGCAGCCCGGAACTCACCGCCATGACGCTGGAGAGCCAGCGGACGGACATCGCAGATGCACCCGCAACGCGGGCAGTGACTGCGGATCCTGAAATCACCGCCGCCAAGAGCCAGGGCCGGCTGGTCCGGGAACGGTTCCTGCGACACAAGGGTGCACTGGTCGGCATGAGCGGGCTCATCTTCATCGTGCTCCTCTCGTTCACCTCGATCGGCCTTTCCGTCGGCCCGCTCCGTATCCCGGGTTGGTGGCCGTATGCCTTTTCCACGGTGATGCCGCTGGAAGACGGCGGAGCTCCCACCCTTTCCTGGACCGGTCTGGGGAGGCATCCCTTTGGCCAGGACACCCTGGGCCGCGACTACTTCGCCATGACCATGCGCGGTGCCCAGATTTCCCTGACCATTGCCTTCATCGTCGGGATCGTGGGGACCGTGGTGGGAACCGTCGTCGGCGCCCTGTCCGGATACTTCCGGGGCTTCACCGAAGCCGTACTGATGCGCTTCACCGACGTCATCATCACCATTCCGCTGCTGGTCGTCGCCGCAGTGCTGGCAAGCATCGTGTCCGATTTCGGCATCGTGGTGTTTGCCGTCTTCCTGGGCCTGCTGACCTGGACCGGACTCGCACGCATTGTCCGCGGCGAGTTCCTCTCCCTGCGGGAAAAGGAATTCGTTGAAGCGGCCAAATCCGTGGGCGCGAGTTCCAGCCGCATTATTTTCAAGCACATCCTGCCCAACACCGTGGGCGTCATCATCGTCTCCGCAACGCTGGCAATCTCCGGTGCCATCCTGCTGGAAACGGCCCTGAGCTTCCTAGGTTTGGGTGTCCAGCCCCCGGATACGTCGCTGGGCAAACTCATCAACGAGAATCGGGCCGCGATGACCACCCGTCCCTGGCTCTTCTTCTGGCCCGGCATCTTCATTGTGGCCATCGCCCTCACGGTCAACTTCATCGGAGACGGCCTGCGGGATGCGTTTGATCCCCGGCAGACAAGGAACAAGCAATGA
- a CDS encoding ABC transporter ATP-binding protein, with translation MSSAPLYSDVIPPSAAAPILEVSGLGVDFSVDNKWVMAAEDVSYRVYPGEILAIVGESGSGKSMSSMALLGLLPANGRSTGSAKLHGKELIGATQSTLRKIRGNDIAMIFQEPMTALNPVLTVGEQIKEIIEQHTDASPADAKLRAIELLRMVEIPDPETRYHRYPHQFSGGQRQRAMIATAIANDPILLIADEPTTALDVTVQAEVLELLRKLNKRLNSAILLITHDMGVVADLADNVVVMQNGRIVEAASAAELFGAPQQDYTKSLLDAVPHLGSKVGGVLAAVEVEDDGSLQITDAPRAVLEASDEVVEPTSSLTPALQLEDVAIEYPGRFRQPAFRAVSKVSFTIMPGEVMGLVGESGSGKSTIGRAVTGLLPVAEGSVRIGGTDIAGLSPKKMRPLRRKFAIVFQDPAASLNPRMSIGESIGEPLFLHEKLSKAELDRRVENLLDDVQLPTSFRNRYPHELSGGQRQRVGIARALSLRPSLLVADEPTSALDVSVQARVLALLQDLQQEYGFACLFVSHDLAVVEILASHIAVLNKGRMVEQGSTEQILKYPQDPYTRRLLAAAPVPDPAEQAYRREQRNALLAAGSIE, from the coding sequence ATGAGTTCGGCACCCCTGTATAGCGATGTCATTCCACCGTCCGCTGCCGCCCCGATCCTCGAAGTGTCCGGCCTCGGCGTCGACTTCAGCGTCGACAACAAATGGGTGATGGCTGCCGAAGACGTGAGTTACCGGGTCTACCCGGGCGAGATCCTGGCAATCGTCGGCGAGTCCGGCTCGGGCAAAAGCATGTCCTCCATGGCACTGCTCGGCCTGCTGCCCGCCAACGGGCGGTCCACCGGCAGCGCCAAGCTGCACGGGAAGGAACTTATCGGCGCCACGCAGTCCACGCTGCGCAAAATCCGCGGCAATGACATCGCCATGATCTTCCAGGAACCCATGACGGCCCTGAACCCCGTCCTGACCGTGGGCGAGCAGATCAAGGAGATCATCGAGCAGCACACGGACGCCTCCCCGGCCGACGCCAAGCTCCGCGCCATCGAGCTGCTGCGCATGGTGGAGATCCCGGACCCGGAGACCCGCTACCACCGCTATCCGCACCAGTTCTCCGGCGGACAGCGCCAGCGGGCCATGATCGCCACTGCCATTGCGAATGACCCCATCCTGCTGATTGCCGATGAACCCACCACGGCCCTGGACGTCACGGTGCAGGCGGAAGTGCTGGAGCTGCTGCGCAAGCTCAACAAGCGGCTGAACAGCGCCATCCTGCTCATCACCCACGACATGGGTGTGGTGGCCGACCTGGCGGACAACGTTGTGGTGATGCAGAACGGCCGGATCGTCGAAGCCGCCTCCGCCGCGGAGCTCTTCGGCGCCCCGCAGCAGGACTACACGAAGTCCCTGCTCGACGCCGTTCCCCACCTGGGTTCCAAGGTGGGCGGCGTGCTGGCGGCGGTCGAGGTCGAGGATGACGGTTCCCTGCAGATCACCGATGCACCCCGGGCGGTGCTCGAAGCCTCGGACGAAGTGGTGGAACCGACCTCGTCGCTGACCCCCGCCCTCCAGCTGGAGGATGTGGCCATCGAGTATCCGGGACGCTTCCGGCAGCCGGCTTTCCGCGCTGTTTCCAAGGTCTCCTTCACCATCATGCCCGGCGAGGTGATGGGTCTGGTGGGCGAATCCGGTTCCGGCAAGTCCACCATTGGGCGCGCCGTCACCGGGCTGCTGCCGGTTGCGGAGGGCAGCGTGCGGATCGGCGGAACCGATATTGCCGGTTTGTCACCGAAGAAGATGCGCCCGCTCCGGCGGAAGTTCGCCATCGTCTTCCAGGACCCCGCCGCATCGCTGAACCCGCGCATGTCCATCGGCGAAAGCATCGGCGAACCGCTGTTCCTGCATGAGAAGCTCTCCAAAGCTGAACTGGACCGGCGGGTGGAGAACCTGCTTGACGACGTGCAGCTGCCCACGAGCTTCCGCAACCGGTATCCGCATGAGCTCTCCGGCGGCCAGCGCCAGCGGGTAGGTATTGCCCGGGCGCTCTCGCTGCGGCCCTCCCTGCTGGTGGCCGACGAGCCGACGTCGGCCCTGGATGTCTCCGTGCAGGCACGCGTCCTGGCGCTGCTGCAGGACCTGCAGCAGGAATACGGTTTCGCGTGCCTGTTCGTCAGCCATGACCTGGCCGTAGTGGAGATCCTGGCCAGCCACATTGCGGTGCTCAACAAGGGCCGGATGGTGGAGCAGGGCTCCACCGAGCAGATCCTGAAGTACCCGCAGGATCCGTACACCCGCCGACTGCTGGCAGCGGCACCGGTGCCGGACCCGGCCGAGCAGGCCTACCGCCGCGAACAGCGCAATGCGCTGCTCGCGGCAGGCAGTATCGAATAA